A window of Citrus sinensis cultivar Valencia sweet orange chromosome 7, DVS_A1.0, whole genome shotgun sequence contains these coding sequences:
- the LOC127898916 gene encoding uncharacterized protein LOC127898916 codes for MSARSSSGENEIAGGDAEKENVIKVFKDNGLENCLGGDASDTEEVFRICSVFGVDQIVNAMKAFVPSGRVDLLKAFLKIFLKTTKRIADVYVAGGPNARLNFLKLQKNLLLSSIQAFEQKTQAVFQTLHEQHQQEWIKYLQRVQLRLDRLQSTVPSNTSLQSWEDQQLNESLAIYVRLQCLAVEQHIVMRFLQRQHHQQSQAQQQQRQQPAMGFLEQRVQQQQQAVIGSLQLLQKQAQQQQQAVTGFLQQLQRHIQLQQQAALRFSQQQQQAVIGILQQLQQQVGIGFQQQQQQQQDIIGLLQQQQAVIGSLQQQQQQLAQQQQQQLHNNDDGSRSLQLNSKQPDTEGC; via the exons ATGTCCGCGCGTTCATCATCAg GGGAGAATGAGATCGCTGGTGGTGATGCAGAAAAAGAGAATGTGATTAAGGTGTTTAAAGATAATGGGTTGGAGAATTGTTTGGGTGGGGATGCTTCTGATACAGAAGAAGTCTTTAGAATTTGTAGCGTGTTCGGCGTGGATCAAATAGTGAATGCGATGAAAGCCTTTGTGCCTTCGGGAAGAGTTGATCTTTTGAAGGcctttttgaagatttttttgaAGACTACGAAGAGGATTGCCGATGTTTATGTTGCTGGTGGTCCTAATGCTAGACTAAACTTTTTAAAACTGCAAAAGAACTTACTTCTCTCCTCGATTCAGGCTTTTGAACAGAAAACACAGGCCGTGTTCCAGACTTTACATGAGCAACACCAGCAAGAATGGATCAAGTATTTACAACGGGTACAACTGCGTCTTGATCGTCTGCAGAGTACTGTGCCGAGCAACACGTCTTTGCAAAGTTGGGAGGATCAACAACTGAACGAGTCCCTTGCTATTTATGTCAGGCTCCAATGTTTAGCAGTGGAACAGCATATCGTGATGAGGTTCTTGCAACGGCAACATCACCAGCAAAGCCAGGcccagcagcagcagcggcAGCAGCCAGCGATGGGATTTTTAGAACAGCGAGTCCAACAACAGCAGCAAGCCGTGATTGGGTCATTACAACTGCTACAGAAGCAGGcacaacagcagcagcaggcGGTGACGGGATTTTTACAACAGCTACAACGGCATATTCAGCTACAGCAGCAGGCAGCGTTGAGATTTTCACAACAGCAACAGCAGGCCGTGATTGGGATTCTACAACAGTTACAACAACAAGTTGGGATTGGATTtcaacaacagcaacagcaacagcaGGACATCATTGGGCTTTTGCAGCAGCAGCAGGCTGTCATTGGGTCCttgcaacagcagcagcagcagctggcccaacaacaacaacagcagcttcataataatgatgatg GCTCGAGGTCTCTTCAGCTCAATTCTAAGCAACCTGATACTGAAGGCTGTTAG